A single genomic interval of Odontesthes bonariensis isolate fOdoBon6 chromosome 3, fOdoBon6.hap1, whole genome shotgun sequence harbors:
- the myl2a gene encoding myosin regulatory light chain 2a, with product MAPKKAKKRSAEGANSNVFSMFEQTQIQEFKEAFTIMDQNRDGFIDKNDLRDTFAALGRLNVKQEEIDDMLKEAPGPVNFTVFLTMFGEKLKGADPEETILNAFKVFDPEGKGALKKDYVTQMLTTQADRFSAEEMEQMFLAFPPDVAGNLDYKNLVHIITHGEEKDQE from the exons ATG GCCCCCAAGAAAGCTAAGAAGAGGTCAGCAGAGGGAGCCAACTCCAATGTGTTCTCCATGTTTGAGCAGACCCAGATACAGGAATTCAAAGAG GCCTTCACAATCATGGACCAGAACAGAGATGGCTTCATTGACAAGAATGATCTGAGGGACACTTTTGCTGCTCTTG GACGTCTGAATGTGAAACAGGAAGAGATTGATGACATGCTCAAAGAGGCTCCGGGCCCAGTCAACTTTACAGTCTTCCTCACCATGTTTGGTGAGAAACTGAAAG GTGCTGATCCAGAGGAGACCATCCTCAACGCGTTTAAAGTCTTTGATCCTGAAGGGAAAGGTGCGCTGAAGAAGGACTA TGTGACGCAGATGCTAACAACGCAGGCCGACCGATTCTCTGCTGAAGAG ATGGAGCAGATGTTTCTTGCCTTCCCCCCTGATGTGGCAGGAAATCTGGATTACAAGAACCTGGTTCATATCATTACTCACGGAGAGGAAAAGGACCAGGAGTAA